The Nasonia vitripennis strain AsymCx chromosome PSR unlocalized genomic scaffold, Nvit_psr_1.1 chrPSR_random0091, whole genome shotgun sequence genome has a window encoding:
- the LOC116418046 gene encoding uncharacterized protein LOC116418046 has product MIFDSQIAEEDYKHAVQVWNKFNISTLGEYSDLYLKTDVLLLADVFESFRETSLKAYDLCPAHFYTTPGLTFSAALKMTKVELELLTDIDMLMFIESGIRGGISQCCNRYAKSNNPYMGSSYDKDQKTKTLLYFDINNLYGWAMVQPLPVGKFEWIDYEKNPSFFNTPPDSDIGYFAEVDLEYPEEIHDDHRDLPFCAEHLAPPGSKQKKLLTTLNDKKRYVIHYRALKQVLDNGLRLKKVHRILSFEQRAWLKPYVEFNTEKRKQAKNEFEKLFYKLLINAVYGKCIEREWKRVDVRLLKRTSITIKKPIYVGLSILDLSKTLVYDFHYSYMKKRVGEKCKLLYTDTDSLIYEVEDIDMYQIMKEDVHKFDTSDYDENNQFGIPRVNKKVPGLMKDECCGKIMTEFIGLRSKMYSILVNGAATVKKAKGIKSSVEKIALSPHDDKRFLLPHSTDTLPWGHYRIMEEQMAQAAMQVEGDAVEGIVVEERGNNGEGRKREGESEWGHEATNENASRVGMTLYADGGEPIKIEYDV; this is encoded by the exons ATGATTTTTG ATTCTCAAATTGCTGAAGAAGACTATAAGCATGCTGTCCAAGTTTGGAATAAGTTCAATATTAGTACGTTGGGAGAATATTCAGATCTTTATCTGAAAACTGATGTTTTACTATTGGCCGATGTTTTCGAGAGTTTTCGAGAAACATCTCTTAAAGCCTATGATTTATGTCCCGCTCACTTTTATACGACTCCTGGACTAACTTTTTCAGCAGCTTTAAAAATGACAAAGGTAGAATTGGagcttcttacagatattGACATGCTAATGTTTATCGAATCGGGCATTCGAGGTGGAATAAGTCAGTGTTGTAATCGATATGCCAAGTCAAATAATCCATATATGGGTTCTTCATACGATAAGGATCAGAAAACAAAGACtctcttatattttgatatcaaCAATCTTTATGGATGGGCAATGGTACAGCCTTTAccagttggaaaatttgaatggaTTGATTATGAGAAAAATCcaagttttttcaatacaccACCAGATTCTGATATAGGCTATTTTGCTGAAGTTGACTTGGAGTATCCTGAAGAAATACATGATGATCATAGGGATTTACCTTTTTGCGCAGAACATCTTGCACCACCTGGTTCAAAGCAGAAGAAACTTCTCACGACTTTGAATGACAAGAAAAGGTATGTCATTCATTATCGAGCACTTAAGCAGGTCTTAGATAATGGACTTCGATTAAAAAAGGTGCATAGGattttgagttttgagcaGAGGGCGTGGCTCAAACCATATGTTGAATTTAACACAGAAAAGCGAAAGCAAGCAaagaatgagtttgaaaaactcttctacaaattgttaattaatgcaGTCTATGGAAAGTGTATTGAACGAGAGTGGAAACGTGTAGATGTgcgatta CTGAAGAGGACAAGTATTACAATCAAAAAACCAATATACGTTGGTCTCTCAATTCTAGATTTGTCAAAAACATTagtatatgattttcattattcatatatgaaaAAGCGAGTTGGAGAAAAATGCAAACTCCTGTATACGGATACTGATAGTTTAATATATGAAGTTGAGGATATAGATATGTatcaaataatgaaagaagatgtacataaatttgatacttctgattaTGATGAAAATAATCAGTTTGGAATTCCAcgtgttaataaaaaagttcctgGATTGATGAAAGACGAATGCTGTGGTAAAATTATGacagaattcattggtttaagaagcaaaatgtacagTATTTTGGTTAATGGAGCCGCGACAGTGAAAAAAGCTAAAGGTATAAAATCTAGtgtt GAAAAAATTGCTCTAAGTCCAcacgatgataaaagattCTTATTGCCTCATAGTACTGACACTTTGCCTTGGGGACATTACAGAATTATGGAAGAACAGATGGCGCAAGCTGCTATGCAAGTAGAGGGAGATGCGGTGGAGGGGATTGTGGTGGAGGAGAGGGGCAACAATGGCGAAGgacgaaaaagagagggagaaagtgaGTGGGGGCATGAAGCAACCAATGAGAATGCTTCGCGGGTGGGGATGACACTTTATGCTGATGGAGGGGAACCAATCAAGATTGAATATGATGTTTAG